In Hoeflea sp. 108, the genomic stretch CCTGTTCGTGGCCGACAGCCATTTGGAAGCCCTGCAGCTTGCCGAGAAGGGACTGCGCCGGGTGCGCGATCACTTCATCGCCACCGGCCATACCCCGCCTGGCGACAGCGTCGAGGAGCTTGCGACTGCATTCGACACCCATGCGGGATCGCCCGATGCGGTGGTCGCCAGTCTGTCGGCCGACACCAGTCTCAGGCGTGTCACCGACGTCGTGTTCCAGGTCCATTCGGTCGATCCCGGACATGAGCGAACGCTGCGTTCCATCGAACTCACCGCCCAAAAGGTCGCACCAGCGCTCGGCTGGGGCAGGGCCGCACCCGCATCCCCGAAACTTGTTGCCTGAACGGAGGCCATGACCATGAGCAACCCTGACATCATCGACGAGCTTGCCGGCATCGTTGTCGGCTCCAGGCTGGATCTCATCCGCTACGACCGCGTCGAAGCCCGCGACAATGCGCAGAAAAGCTACCTGGCGCTGTTCGATCCCGACGACCAAAGCGACGTCTCGGTCCGCGACCGCTTCGCCATCGCAAGCTTCGTCGCTGGCCTGCATGGCGACGACAGGGTGACGCGGCACTATCTTGCCCAGCTGGATGCCGAGAAGCCGTCGAAGGCGGTGTCGAGCGCCATCGAGCACGAGGTGCAGCAAGGCAAGGCCAGCGGCCCTTATGGCGCCTATCCCGCCGGGCCGCTGACGCGGGAAAATGTGACCGGTCCAGCCTACAGGGTCGCCGCCGCCAACCGCGATGTGCTCGGCTCGAAGCTGACTGCCGCGCTCGAACACGCGCATCTTTTGGTGCTGCATCCGCGTGATGCCGGCCCGGCAGCGTTGCAGGCCTTGCTTGACACCGGCTGGAGCACGACCGGCATCGTCACGCTGTCGCAGATCGTTGCCTTCCTCGCCTTCCAGATCAGGGTGGTGGTCGGCTTGCGCGTGCTCGACAGGAAATTTGCAGCCGACCGCCTCGACGCGGCGGAATGACAGGGAACATCACCATGACCGATCAAGTGATCACCTATCCCGACAACATCGAGCCCAATGTCTTCACCCGCGAAGAGCTTGGCTGGGTGCCATGGCTGCAGCCGCTGTCCGAGGACGAACTGACCGACCGCCATCGCGCCGGCCTGGTCGACCCCTCACGCGCCAAGTCGCCCTATTTCATGCTTCTGGCGCGCGACCCGGATATCCTTGCTGCGCGCACGAAGACCGACAAGGATATCTTCTACAACACCAAGACCGGCCTGCCGCGGGCCGAGCGTGAGATCGCAGCCGCCGCTACGTCGCGCACCAATGGCTGCATCTTCTGCGCCTCCGTCCACGCGCGCTTCGCCTGGCAGCACTCCAAGCGCAGCGACGATGTTCAGAAGTTGCTCGGCGAGGGCATTTACGCCGACATCGACCCGAGCTGGAACGCCATCATCGATGCGTCCGCCGCTCTGACCAAGACGCCGCAAGGCTTCACCGAGAGCCACATCGACGAGCTGCGTCGGGCCGGGCTGGATGACGTCGCGATCGTCGACGTGATCAACGGCGCGGCCTTCTTCAACTGGGCCAACCGCCTGATGCTGTCGCTGGGCGAACCAACGCCGCCGGCCGCAGCAGCGTGAAGCCTTGGGCGTAAGAAATGGCTCATAGAGTGCGAAAGGCCGGCGCCGCCCGACAAAATCCCGCGCCCGGCGCGATATCTCTTATTCTGATGGAAATATCAGGTTGCGGAGGTGATACATCAGTTGTAAGCATTCGGTTCCGGTCAGATGATCGGCTGCACGCGGTACGGAGGAGTCTCGCGCATGTCTTCAATCACTCGTCGTGAGCTCTTGGCTGTCGCGGCAGCCACCGCTTTGGCCTCTTCTCTTGCCCTGCCTGCCTGGGCGCAAAAGCAGCCCAAGCTTGAGTTCCTCTATTCGCCTTACGCCGACTACGCGCCGTTCTTCGTCGCCAAGGAATTCGGCTATTTCGACGAATTCGGCGTCGAGGTGACGCTTTCGCCCAAGGGCGATACGGCTGAGACGATCCAGATGCTCGCTTCCGGCAACATCGAGGCCGGTGGTGCCACCTGGGGTGCAAGCCTGTTCAACGCGCTTGACCGTGGCGCGACTGTTTCCATTATCGCTACCTTGGCCCGCATGCCGAACACGGTTCCGTCGCCGTCGCCC encodes the following:
- a CDS encoding CMD domain protein — its product is MSNPDIIDELAGIVVGSRLDLIRYDRVEARDNAQKSYLALFDPDDQSDVSVRDRFAIASFVAGLHGDDRVTRHYLAQLDAEKPSKAVSSAIEHEVQQGKASGPYGAYPAGPLTRENVTGPAYRVAAANRDVLGSKLTAALEHAHLLVLHPRDAGPAALQALLDTGWSTTGIVTLSQIVAFLAFQIRVVVGLRVLDRKFAADRLDAAE
- a CDS encoding alkylhydroperoxidase domain protein translates to MTDQVITYPDNIEPNVFTREELGWVPWLQPLSEDELTDRHRAGLVDPSRAKSPYFMLLARDPDILAARTKTDKDIFYNTKTGLPRAEREIAAAATSRTNGCIFCASVHARFAWQHSKRSDDVQKLLGEGIYADIDPSWNAIIDASAALTKTPQGFTESHIDELRRAGLDDVAIVDVINGAAFFNWANRLMLSLGEPTPPAAAA